One genomic window of Glycine max cultivar Williams 82 chromosome 16, Glycine_max_v4.0, whole genome shotgun sequence includes the following:
- the LOC100778222 gene encoding GATA transcription factor 5 — MGWRYNVGLFLIVTVVIIWFTSAEVTQLTENAFVPMVPNAPAELQFPVVSFLGTDLVLLIINNCIEAVSVSVSAEEEVADLEWLSHFVEDSNFSEYSLPFPATLAEKVKSPEPGNTGFTYKTSVPTKTRSKPTRTSVRVWPLTSSTVTTTTPTTSSPSSSSPSSPLLAYAAADPRVKKHVVIDSAVAARRCNHCGVQKTPQWRIGPLGAKTLCNACGVRFKSGRLLPEYRPACSPTFSIKLHSNHHRKVLEMRRKKEVTPEPDTSSPRSIPNF; from the exons ATGGGTTGGAGATACAACGTTGGATTGTTCCTCATAGTCACTGTTGTTATTATTTGGTTCACCTCCGCCGAAGTTACCCAG CTGACGGAAAATGCATTCGTTCCTATGGTGCCAAATGCACCAGCCGAGCTTCAATTTCCTGTCGTGAGTTTTCTTGGTACTGATTTGGTGTTGTTGATCATCAACAATTGCATTGAAGCGGTTTCGGTTTCGGTTTCG GCGGAGGAGGAAGTTGCGGACTTGGAATGGTTGTCTCATTTCGTCGAAGATTCTAATTTCTCAGAATACTCTCTTCCCTTCCCTGCAACCTTAGCGGAGAAAGTGAAATCACCGGAACCGGGAAACACCGGTTTCACTTACAAGACCTCGGTTCCGACGAAGACGAGGAGCAAGCCAACGCGAACCAGTGTCCGGGTTTGGCCGCTCACGTCATCAAcagtaacaacaacaaccccGACAACTTCATCCCCGTCCTCATCTTCGCCCTCGAGTCCGTTGCTTGCGTACGCAGCAGCGGACCCGAGGGTGAAGAAACACGTTGTTATTGACAGCGCCGTGGCGGCGCGACGGTGCAATCACTGCGGAGTACAGAAAACACCACAGTGGCGCATCGGGCCACTCGGGGCGAAGACCCTGTGCAACGCGTGTGGGGTCCGCTTCAAGTCGGGTCGGTTATTACCTGAATACAGACCCGCCTGTAGCCCTACTTTCTCCATCAAGTTGCACTCCAACCACCACCGGAAGGTCCTCGAGATGCGGCGGAAGAAGGAGGTCACGCCGGAACCCGACACCTCTTCGCCACGGTCGATTCccaatttttga
- the LOC102664464 gene encoding LRR receptor-like serine/threonine-protein kinase FLS2: MATYTRSESLMFLLIFSTLTSISEPCHMVDKEALLEFKSRIISDPSKLLHSWTPSSDCCHNWEGIACGSTGRVISLTRTGVVYDVDDIPLETYMSGTLSPYLGNLSGLQVLDLSNLKQLHGPMPPELAKLSHLRKLFLYSNKFTGGIPATFQNLSRLENLYLDNNQLSGNVPSSVFASLKYLSELSLSGNKLSGRIPSSIGSMVFLTRLDIHQNNFHGNIPFSIGNLVNLKGLDFSYNQISGRIPESIGRLSNLVFLDLMHNRVIGSLPFPIGDLISLKFCRLSENMLNGILPYSIGKLKNVQRLILENNKLTGMLPATIGHLTSLTDLFLTNNEFSGEIPPSFGNLINLQTLDLSRNQLSGELPHQLAKLDSLQTLDLSFNPLGLAKVPKWFSKLRVFQLKLANTGIKGQLPQWLSYSSVATLDLSSNALTGKLPWWIGNMTHLSFLNLSNNEFHSSIPVTFKNLSSLMDLDLHSNKLTGSLRVVFEKEVQFSLGHFNTIDLSNNKFCGPIGENIGEKASMSSIKFLALSHNPLGGSIPQSIGKLRELEVLDLEDSELLGNIPEELGSVETLTKINLSKNKLSGNIPDKVINLKRLEEFDVSRNRLRGRIPPHTAMFPISAFVGNLGLCGPPLPPCKLC; encoded by the coding sequence ATGGCCACATACACACGAAGCGAATCCTTAATGTTCCTTCTCATTTTCTCAACTTTAACCTCAATTTCAGAGCCATGTCACATGGTGGACAAAGAAGCATTACTAGAATTCAAGAGCAGGATCATCTCTGACCCTTCAAAACTGCTGCATTCTTGGACACCTTCCTCTGACTGTTGCCACAATTGGGAAGGCATCGCATGTGGTTCCACCGGCAGGGTCATCAGCCTCACTCGAACTGGTGTAGTGTACGACGTCGATGACATCCCTCTAGAAACATACATGTCAGGAACGTTATCACCTTATCTTGGAAACTTGTCAGGTTTGCAAGTTTTGGACCTTAGCAATCTGAAGCAGTTGCATGGTCCAATGCCTCCAGAACTGGCCAAGTTATCCCACTTGAGAAAACTTTTTCTCTACTCAAACAAGTTCACTGGTGGCATTCCAGCAACATTCCAAAACCTTTCACGGCTTGAAAATTTGTACCTTGACAACAACCAATTATCTGGTAATGTTCCTTCTTCTGTCTTTGCCTCATTGAAATATCTTTCAGAACTTAGTCTATCTGGGAACAAGCTTTCTGGGAGGATTCCTTCTTCCATTGGAAGCATGGTGTTTCTCACTAGGCTTGATATTCACCAAAACAATTTCCATGGCAACATTCCTTTTAGCATTGGCAATCTTGTGAATCTCAAGGGCTTGGATTTCTCATATAATCAGATTAGTGGAAGAATTCCAGAGTCAATTGGGAGGCTCTCGAATTTGGTTTTTCTAGATCTGATGCATAATAGGGTCATTGGGAGCCTCCCTTTTCCTATTGGGGATTTAATTTCTCTAAAGTTTTGCAGGTTATCAGAAAACATGCTAAATGGCATTTTGCCTTATTCCATTGGAAAACTCAAGAATGTGCAAAGGCTAATTCTTGAGAACAACAAACTCACTGGGATGTTACCTGCCACCATTGGCCATCTAACCAGCTTAACCGATTTATTTCTTACAAACAATGAATTCAGTGGCGAAATTCCACCTTCCTTTGGCAATTTAATTAACCTTCAAACACTTGATTTGTCAAGGAACCAACTTTCTGGTGAACTTCCTCATCAACTTGCTAAACTAGATAGTTTGCAAACCTTAGACTTGTCATTCAACCCACTAGGACTAGCCAAAGTACCCAAATGGTTTTCCAAATTGAGAGTTTTTCAGTTAAAATTGGCTAACACAGGGATTAAAGGCCAACTTCCACAGTGGCTCTCATATTCATCCGTGGCAACCCTTGATTTGTCAAGCAATGCATTAACGGGGAAATTGCCTTGGTGGATTGGAAACATGACTCACCTTTCCTTCCTGAACCTCTCAAACAACGAGTTTCATTCGTCCATCCCGGTGACATTCAAGAACCTCTCTTCTCTGATGGACCTTGATCTTCACTCCAATAAGCTCACAGGCTCTCTCAGAGTGGTGTTTGAGAAAGAGGTTCAGTTTTCACTAGGCCATTTCAACACCATTGACCTATCCAACAACAAGTTTTGTGGCCCCATCGGTGAGAACATTGGAGAAAAGGCCTCAATgagttcaattaaatttcttgcATTGTCACACAACCCTTTGGGAGGATCTATACCACAGTCAATTGGGAAACTGAGAGAATTGGAGGTTCTGGACCTTGAGGACAGTGAGCTCTTGGGGAACATACCTGAAGAACTTGGTTCTGTTGAAACGTTAACAAAGATTAACCTTTCAAAGAACAAGTTAAGTGGCAACATACCGGACAAGGTCATAAATTTGAAGAGGCTTGAAGAGTTTGATGTGTCAAGGAACCGACTCAGAGGGAGGATCCCTCCACATACGGCCATGTTCCCTATATCAGCTTTTGTTGGTAATCTTGGACTGTGTGGGCCACCACTTCCTCCTTGTAAACTTTGCTAA